In Lactuca sativa cultivar Salinas chromosome 5, Lsat_Salinas_v11, whole genome shotgun sequence, the DNA window TTTATGTTATTGATGATGTTATTTTAGATTTattagatatatttgatgttttatgtaatgtggtatgcaTAATCTTatgttatttgatgttttattaaatgtggtatgtattatttctgtatttttataaaatctacattttataatatatatatatatatatatatatatatatatatatatatatatatatatatatatataaactagtataatataaaaattaatttaaaaaaaaaacattagggGAAACAACATTTGCGACGACACCAACCTCCAGGAAGTCCTGTCGGAAAAAGCTTTGACCGGTGGCGAAATACTAATAGAGGTGACTTTAATAGCGACGACAGAGCCTTTTAGCGACGACACGTATTAGAGACGACAGTAATTGCAACGACAACTGAggattagctacgaggtaatagcgacgaCCCTTTAACGATGACATGTCGTCGCTACAAGTATTAGCGATGATAATCAGAATAAATAGCAATGTTTTTTGACGTCGCTAAAGGTAAGGTTTTTTGTTGTGCCTAATCATAAATTCCGCCGTTTACTTGTCATAAATCCCACCTCGATCCCGCCCCAGTTTTCCTTGAATCCCCCGTTAACCTTTTTTAACCCAAAATACCTCGTTTAACATTATTCATTATAATTTTAACTCATTTATTTCGATTAGTTTACATATCACACTACTTATTCAAATATAAAACATAGGGGTGTGCAAAAATACCATAAAATCGAATCGATCGAAACCGAAAAAACCATGTACTATACTCGGTATCCGAACCTAACATCCCATCGATCCTCGCCCTAGAAAGTAAATAAAGGTAAACCCCAGTCCCGAAACCAAAAACATTGTAAAAATAGTCGCGTAGGGGACGGTCCCACGGGGTATGTCTTGAAGTCACGTGGATAGCATACGCAACCGGTAGAGCAGATTATCTCCTTTTTAAAAGAGATCAATAACCCCTTTGCCACTGTAGCTAGCTTGCTAGCCATCCTCTTTGCAAATCTATCATTTCTTAAATTCTTCTCGAACTTCTAGTTTTACCGTGTGTTTCTTGATCGATTTACAGATGACCCCAATCTTCTTGAATTCCTCATCTACCTATTATTCACCATACCCGAATGATTTCCACCATGAAGATCACCTTAGCAACCAATACTTGAGCCCTAATTCTCAAGCCTCTTCGTCTTTGAATTCGCTCACGGCTAATATGTTCTTAAACTCGACCGTTCATGATCAAAATAGGATTTTTGATATGGAATTATATTCTCCACAACACCAACATGAGGTAACTTAGCTTGATCGATCATGTATTATCCTCCAAGCGTCCCAAAAAGAGTTCTGTTTGATTCTTGATATTCATCTGTTTCTCAAAATGAAAACGTTTTAGCTCTATCACACCGATTTTTGTGTGTTTCAGTCCATTTTAATTTGTGGTTTTCAGTCCTTTCTAGTTCGTGGCTAATTTGATGCTTCTTTCTTGAAATCCAATCACCATTTCGAGCTTTTCTTTTACTTCATTTGAAATGACTGATGAATTTGTACTATGATCTCTTATTATCTCGATATTAATCATGTGTagggtggtatttttgggtcaCAAGACTATAATCATCAAACTGAGAATAGTGAAGAGAAAGGTGACCAAATTTTTACATGGAACAAGGGTGAAATGATCAATAATATGAACAATGATCAAAATCAAATGAAGTTGATGTCTTCAAAGATGAGAGTaatgcttaaaatgaagaaatctGATCCTGTGAATCTAAATACTTATAGTTCAACTACTCAACAAGTAACGAAGCTTGAAGATCATAAACTACCGACTTCAATACAAGAAACCGAAAATTCAAGCAATAGTACTTCTTCAAACAACAATATACCGATTAGGGTTTGTTCGGATTGCTGCACGACCAAGACTCCTCTATGGCGAAGTGGGCCTCGAGGTCCTAAGGTACATACAGTCGTTGAATTGAATTTTTAATCTCTTCTTTATTAGGTAATTGGCATTTTCTtgattatatatattattatatatgtcACTAGACTTGCTATCATATAATTGTCTTTTGTTCTTTGTGTAGTCGCTTTGCAATGCTTGTGGGATCCGACAAAGAAAAGCAAGAAGAGCATTGGCTGCAGCCGCAGAAGCAGAAAATGGTGATAGCAATGTATCGATCGATCAATCGATCACCAATCGGTTAAAGGTTAAAAAAAATCATCACAAAGATCACAAGAAACCAAGTAACGGGTATGTTGCAAAGCTCAAAAAACGGAAATACTCGAAGCATATCACTACCCACCCCCCCAACACCAACACCATCGCCGTCGCCCGTCGCCATctacatcaccaccaccatcaccagcAGCATCGCCATCTTCATCCTCACCGCCAAGAAAGAATTGCGTGGAGGAATTTTTAGTAAGTTTGAGCAAGAACTTGTCGTTTCATCGTGTCTCCCACAAGATGAGAAAGAAGCTGCAATCCTACTAATGGCACTCTCTTGTGGCAAAGCTCATGAAACTTGaaagttttcagtttttgttttaaACATGTGAGTTATAGGGATTTGAAACTTGTGCTTCGAAGGGTTATACCttcgtttttttattttattttattagataACCGTTAGTGATTTGTGAGGAGTGAATGTGTGTGATCAGTTGCATgtttttttattagaatatataATGGAGATGTTGATaaccaaataaaaaaattacGGATCTCAgtgttcttcattttttttttcgttaTTGTTTTTATAGAACGGCAATATATGCCTTAATTATGTGATTGCTTTTGATACATGTAAGAAAGTAAATAATTATGATGATTTAGGGTTTGCAGAATGTTTCAGCAAAAAAAGGGTAGAAAGCTGATAAAGAAGATTCAGAACTAGCTAGGGCTAAAACTAGTTTCCaggcctctctctctctatctctctctctctNNNNNNNNNNNNNNNNNNNNNNNNNNNNNNNNNNNNNNNNNNNNNNNNNNNNNNNNNNNNNNNNNNNNNNNNNNNNNNNNNNNNNNNNNNNNNNNNNNNNNNNNNNNNNNNNNNNNNNNNNNNNNNNNNNNNNNNNNNNNNNNNNNNNNNNNNNNNNNNNNNNNNNNNNNNNNNNNNNNNNNNNNNNNNNNNNNNNNNNNNNNNNNNNNNNNNNNNNNNNNNNNNNNNNNNNNNNNNNNNNNNNNNNNNNNNNNNNNNNNNNNNNNNNNNNNNNNNNNNNNNNNNNNNNNNNNNNNNNNNNNNNNNNNNNNNNNNNNNNNNNNNNNNNNNNNNNNNNNNNNNNNNNNNNNNNNNNNNNNNNNNNNNNNNNNNNNNNNNNNNNNNNNNNNNNNNNNNNNNNNNNNNNNNNNNNNNNNNNNNNNNNNNNNNNNNNNNNNNNNNNNNNNNNNNNNNNNNNNNNNNNNNNNNNNNNNNNNNNNNNNNNNNNNNNNNNNNNNNNNNNNNNNNNNNNNNNNNNNNNNNNNNNNNNNNNNNNNNNNNNNNNNNNNNNNNNNNNNNNNNNNNNNNNNNNNNNNNNNNNNNNNNNNNNNNNNNNNNNNNNNNNNNNNNNNNNNNNNNNNNNNNNNNNNNNNNNNNNNNNNNNNNNNNNNNNNNNNNNNNNNNNNNNNNNNNNNNNNNNNNNNNNNNNNNNNNNNNNNNNNNNNNNNNNNNNNNNNNNNNNNNNNNNNNNNNNNNNNNNNNNNNNNNNNNNNNNNNNNNNNNNNNNNNNNNNNNNNNNNNNNNNNNNNNNNNNNNNNNNNNNNNNNNNNNNNNNNNNNNNNNNNNNNNNNNNNNNNNNNNNNNNNNNNNNNNNNNNNNNNNNNNNNNNNNNNNNNNNNNNNNNNNNNNNNNNNNNNNNNNNNNNNNNNNNNNNNNNNNNNNNNNNNNNNNNNNNNNNNNNNNNNNNNNNNNNNNNNNNNNNNNNNNNNNNNNNNNNNNNNNNNNNNNNNNNNNNNNNNNNNNNNNNNNNNNNNNNNNNNNNNNNNNNNNNNNNNNNNNNNNNNNNNNNNNNNNNNNNNNNNNNNNNNNNNNNNNNNNNNNNNNNNNNNNNNNNNNNNNNNNNNNNNNNNNNNNNNNNNNNNNNNNNNNNNNNNNNNNNNNNNNNNNNNNNNNNNNNNNNNNNNNNNNNNNNNNNNNNNNNNNNNNNNNNNNNNNNNNNNNNNNNNNNNNNNNNNNNNNNNNNNNNNNNNNNNNNNNNNNNNNNNNNNNNNNNNNNNNNNNNNNNNNNNNNNNNNNNNNNNNNNNNNNNNNNNNNNNNNNNNNNNNNNNNNNNNNNNNNNNNNNNNNNNNNNNNNNNNNNNNNAAACCAAGATATTGTCGATTGTatgtaattatgaattaatttgttaagcaaaataaacataataatgttattaagatatgattttgtattttcaaattttgaattgaaTTTGCTTtgttataaaaaaaaagtaataataaaaatcaaagaaaaatgtcACGTGTCAAAAAACACTCTAAAAAACTGACACAtattatttttaagttttatttattagaaaaagtTTGTATAGCTCAAAATGCATATGCATTACGCATATTCCAAAGTTTGATTTGTAAAGTGTAAtcttattgtttttgttcataattttttagTTCAAAGTCAATTCTTTTAGAGTAAATAAGATACACTATAAGGAAAAAGGTCATTACCGgcgacaaaagtcgccggtaaaAGTCCAAAATGTCGTCGGTAATACTAATAGCGGTGACGCGTCGCCGGTACTGAGTCGCTGCTATTGCTTCGTCGCTATTGATCACTTTGTCGCTGCTAATGAGAAAAGTCGTCGCTAGTGACCCTGTCGCCGGTAATGAGTCGTGTCGCCGCTAATAACTATGTCGCCAGTAATGAGTCTTGCCGCCGGTAATAGTGTCGCCAGtaataatatttttcatttttttaatttttttaattaatgattttggtTGCCAGTAATAATGTCGTCGGTAATTACATAACAATATTCGATTAAATATCATAAATAATATTGTCGACGttaattacaaaacaaacatccgattaaatatcaaaaataataGTGTCAACgctaattacaaaacaaacatccgattacaattaaatatcaaaagtcataATATCCGATTAAATATAAAAAGTAATAATGTCGCTCGGTAATTACAAAAAACAACCAAAGTTTTACAATCTACCAAGATAGCAATTAAAGTGTGACAACATATGCAAATAAAACGCAtccttactgatgggttttggtcctaagaacatcctatgtgctcatacaaaccctgatgcttggatctaggtttctctattgtacatgcaagttatccaagactataaaccctaattctagcattcaagtaatcatattaacataagaataggtttaagatgttaccttgattgttatgtagtaataacaatcccaaatctccttgtaatgactttagaaagcttagagtcacaaatgtcactcctctaatggttcacaaacaccataagcaagaggatgaagaggagagaggatggaggctgcccaaaacgtgttctaaccctagaaagaagcttcaccacgtttttgtgcttgcttgcactcactcaccgaatcacacacaacaatatgttttataacaccaagttactagtgcgtttacatattatcaatgtgcaaccgatttgcaagatacaactcacacatctcggtttcaagaatataagatgttatcgtctcaccaatcactcgtgatacaattcatggagtgatccaagtgagcgtgggtttaatccaatgctcaaattcatattcataagcactcatgaacgttgcagcaaacatttgcttatgtctaatgctcattagacattccacacaccaattcacgacagtcttcattgatacctatttccaacatatgaacgactgtggcccgttcgaataatttgactgttcttaaccaattaaattattctggaagtcaaaacattcaaagtgaaacacaagaataatactaatcccatatggcctcaaacctttgagcataaataaaacacattttatttatcaccatatcgattactcattatttgttgtttcggttaatcaactttttacttgaattacaacacttgtcccatgctcctagcatgcacacaatgtttacatatggttcttactttgtgaaatagatcaaattgaacacatttccaatcattctcatttcacaactccaaatccttttcataagtgtaagaatatcaaattcttgccacttatagaatatgttagattctaacattttatgcaacgatccatttgtaatgtcactgcaccaaagtgtgacaatcgtcaatctagagtcaagtcaaagtcagcaagtcaaaccggtcaactcgattaaaccttgtatattaggATTTGTgatatgtaattactgtataactcgtTATAttaatgagaaaacaccacttgggaaaagttcgtgtgtttaaatttcctaAGCTTTAGCGCTAAACAATGAACTaaactgataaaacaatgttgcatactcatcgggagtgtgtaggatCCTTAAACATGACTTAACGGGGctcacggaccttgcgttgcggagtCAAACACTTACAATTGTCACACATGAACCCTCTCTCAatcattttcactctatctctttctatgtcaaatctctccaagtatgtgaaatttctctcaaatatctctttgtatgagaaatctctccaagaatgtcaaatccctccaagtatgtgaaatctctctcagatatctctttgtatgagaaatctctcaaagaatgtcaaatctctcccaaatctctccaagtatgtgaaatctctctcaaatatctctttgtatgagaaatctctccaagaatgtcaaatctctcccaaatctctccaagtatgtgaaatctctctcaaaagtttccgtaactttttgaagtcattcgggtcattccgacccttaaccgggtcaaaaacagcttgaaacggggtaaaaacgagaaaaatgggcttaaggacccgaaacccctctcaaGGACCCGagagtcctcttagggaccgaaccctcctAAGCCGAACCCTCCTGAAGCGAACCCTCCTGAGACGAACCGAAGCTACTGTTCATTCGGTCCATTTCGCCTCTTGCTTCAGGAACCGAACCTGCGAACCAAAACCGAAGGTCCTCTTGGACCCGAACCCGAGCCCTCCTTTCGCTTCCCACTGTCTCGCTTCACTTCGGACTCCGCcacagcaaggaccgaacctcggcctagggaccgaccctcggcctaggaccgagaggtctcgctgggaacccattttctcccggttttcgtatagttttgcgtttaaggcccgtttttaatcgTTTTAAcacgagattttcacccaaaactttattttaacatataagaccttttaattaatgatttatcaCGTTTTTATGGATAAAactttatccaaaagagagtgggtgaagtacaaaggtggagtgttgaatttcctttattttatgacacaagcaaccccatacccactccatgcctaacccacactcctccccaccataccttgtcacttccttgtactttttacctctctcacaagccatccccatgtttttagggctggtcactcaacctctctcctcattttctttcaattactctcatttcaccaaaaatcaaacaccactcttctctctaactttttcTCTCTACCTCAAGACTTCAAGGCTGATCTTCAAGCTTATTtcttctcttggtaagtataatccaCCTTCCTTGTGATTATTACTCTTCATTCTACCcaaatcattgatttcttacacaaacatcatcacattcttgttagatcttcgaaccttcaagtgattcttcaagtgttcttgaggtgaacacttcttttctccatcatccatctattgaaatcactcaaggtgagttcatacccctccattaccatgttttcttaagttttaagggggagaatacaagttaaaacaccatgaacataactaaacttatctaacagctttcatcagaaaagttggactccattcacagactgttttggataacttaaacatttttgttttcaaaactgttttaggtgcatgtagctcaggttcttagctttaaaatgacgacttgcacatctccatatgatttttctacaatttatggtgatttttacaaaattgtctatcatttcaaacatcaatccggaccagtatgtgaatatggacttgttcacacaagttagacGTCACTAAAAATTATgggaaaatttatgaacaaactagactcattttccaaactcacAGAAGttgcagaacttgatttggacattttatgatttttctacaaattttctaataacagttacagaaaatgttataatCAGAAAAGTActagcaatttcatttcaccttgtaacatgttgagcaaggtgtatattattatgtgtttatgtgttattgcaatataggacattcttgtgttagtatctagatatacaccagttaacaaatggatttttactagaTAAAGCATAGAATAAACAAAGTGTTATCATTGAAGTACACCCATTACAcacaaacattttattaaactatgttaagtacaGTTTACGTACTTTGCTAttactacccttgttttgataaactataataggtatagtttatgatacatttcCAAATACATACATTTCAGAaaggtacatttatacaaaagggaaactttcattacgttaagtgtaaattcgttaataactttgtgagacattcgcttcgcataaatcataagtcctgtattgtaaccagagtctcctggagggagagcgtgatagttgtatatagatctatattgggcttgacaaacccacaccagagctgcttgcaacagccagaccggcaggtctgtggtgacaagtgtcatttcagttctacgatgcccgaagaacgtcgttttcaggccacctaggtcatagtatggttataataactcacagaaagtattaacaaacataagaatttacgagaatttcattaatatcatacgcgtttatgttgaaataaactcacgttattttctgtaaataaggaagattacaCATACGTTTCggtctttggatacaagactacagtattcattttaaggaaaatatcggatttttctggaacaactatacaATTACGAGACAAGCTTTTTCATAATTGtaaacaaaaacttatgaactcaccaaccattgtattgacactttttcaaacaacttgtattctcaggaaatcactaaacaggaaatcaagtggattttgaggatggaacgttaaggcgtcaaacgttTCAtgtttttgtcaacatattgtaattgattttgaaacatgtaattcatacaatgatgtaactctttcaattatatatatgttggttgtgtttactttcatcattATTGTCattattgttatgatactatacatgaagtcctccacccccggacgtttccgccatccttggtttgggggtgtgacacaaagtcacaaagactattgccaatgatattacaaagtcttctatcgaagattgttacaagacaattccttagaacacactatgtacctttgactaaatttattaacatttctcaacctaatcctttagatttgaaatgaagcataatattctctcccttaattatagcaaaacaactttacaacccttacgactttgcaaggtataactcttgttttctataattaatattgccaacttgcaatacatgccttaataatcatacaatcataacatttatgctcccattatcatgatgattattataaaacataacatgtatgctcccactagctttgacttgtattcagaaacatcttaactttcagaaaaacaatacctattgaatttcttaagtccatgtttctaatacttaatgctttgataatcttttatcaaggcttcttgaacttatacacctttgccttagatagtttatatgtgtgtctaaacaattaagactaattgccaaacatcacaattcaaatcatggaaagggataccgtaaccataattgaattcgagaatgcaattttacaattactatcttcttaaaatctttcttagcgaaagtatttcctcacaatcattttcatgaaggaggaaatttcatgaaacttagatttaaacggtgtatgtgttcctatccatgtgaatttgttaaaaccatagtttacgacaaattcaagctcatatggaccgaactttcttaatcttgatttcttgccttatggtagcacagctgcccaccatgtcttccaagtagttaagcaactcaccttttcttatcaatgtactttccattgatcaaggtccttgccttttatgcattcaaatgagaattcataggaatcacatgcataattaactcaattggaacggcacagaaacaaaataatgtcaacacgataggttgtaaacctcaactcgtgtgctagtgatgatcgataaggtttattttgatttgttcttgaaacctttcaagaccattaagactcccactgactccttgacatatgagattctcttgtcaaaaaacatttcttgacaaacaaatattcaagagttagtgtagcttttatcaaaacacttcataaattggtcctagttggtctttgtcttatccaagacatcacaactttccacatttgatgaatgttataaaccttcttaatacttatcactcaatttcacaatcttaactctaagacttgttctggaacgaagtatgattgacttcttgatttaaccatttcttcaattcttgatttctcttcctagacatacaattgtactaagactcacttaaaggatcaattgagatatggttcttaatcattaagacctatcataaagcataaaagctactctcccttcttcttagaatggagaaacttttatctttctgcctacatgattcttcttattcgttttgctattgatttaaacctttttaatcagttccgaattacacttaatcttataagtacaatcatatttactaaacttttagtaaaccatgacgaatatcatgttactcttatggtgaacttgatcaacacacaactttgtgtgctcaatctcctagtccttcactagacactttgtcaacgaattagtctaatttccaaatatgaaatttctcattcatcatgcaaccaagttgcgtgattccaaattctgtccaattgaaacttgggcgatgagaaactctccatatttggtaaattctcgactttccataaataacataataagaaccaaatccactaTTGCTaattaataatagaaacattcaaacatcaatttttcatatacgccattgcaaggataaataaataatataaaatcaaaatttattttattgcggaaaaatttgtccttacaatgtaattcattgaaaaactatgctaatacatctttcttagcaatctaattctaactcgaagtagcagctcgagaatctaatcttcaagtaatgcgatcgaaatccattccttctcggttagattctgctcacttcttcccttaagcttcctctcttttctttgatcctacaaaacatcaattgtaatcttattacattatgtattaagaatctagaatagaagcttaaaagagttagtcaatggattttacctaaagcaaagccataccttttcactctcccatctcttagatctcttaggtaaataggacaacttcgtctccaattccccttctcttgg includes these proteins:
- the LOC111892591 gene encoding LOW QUALITY PROTEIN: GATA transcription factor 21 (The sequence of the model RefSeq protein was modified relative to this genomic sequence to represent the inferred CDS: inserted 3 bases in 2 codons; deleted 1 base in 1 codon), with the protein product MTPIFLNSSSTYYSPYPNDFHHEDHLSNQYLSPNSQASSSLNSLTANMFLNSTVHDQNRIFDMELYSPQHQHEGGIFGSQDYNHQTENSEEKGDQIFTWNKGEMINNMNNDQNQMKLMSSKMRVMLKMKKSDPVNLNTYSSTTQQVTKLEDHKLPTSIQETENSSNSTSSNNNIPIRVCSDCCTTKTPLWRSGPRGPKSLCNACGIRQRKARRALAAAAEAENGDSNVSIDQSITNRLKVKKNHHKDHKKPSNGYVAKLKKRKYSKHITTTPPTPTPSPSXPSPSTSPPPSPAASPSSSSPPRKNCVEEFLVSLSKNLSFHRXLPQDEKEAAILLMALSCGKAHET